The window CACTGGCAATCCCTGTGAAAGCCAGGCTTGCCAGCGATGGCCGCACTTCGGTCTCCCACAGGATTCACTGCTGCCCACAACATCTGTGATCACTGCCAATCCCTGTGGGAGCCTGGCTTGCCAGCGATGGCCGCACCTCGGTCTTGAGCAGCATCAATTCGAAGGCAATAAAAAACCCCGCTGGCTTTCGCCAGCGGGGTTTTGCGTTACGGGGGTAAGGCTGGCTTACATCATGCCGCCCATGCCACCCATGCCGCCCATGTCTGGCATGCCACCACCAGCGCCACCGTCTTTCTTCGGTGCGTCGGCAATCGCAGCTTCGGTGGTCAGGATCAGACCGCCGATCGACGAAGCAGCTTGCAGAGCCGAACGGGTCACCTTGGTTGGATCCAGGATGCCCATTTCGATCATGTCGCCGTACTCGCCAGTAGCAGCGTTGTAACCGAAGTTACCTTTGCCGTTCTTGACTTCGTTGACCACAACGCTTGGCTCGTCGCCGGAGTTGGAAGCGATCTGACGCATCGGTGCTTCAACAGCACGACGCAGAACAGCGATACCCACGTCCTGATCGGCGTTGTCGCCTTTCAGGTCCAGGATAGCTTCCAGAGCACGGATCAGCGCTACGCCGCCGCCAGGTACCACGCCTTCTTCAACGGCTGCACGGGTTGCGTGCAGGGCGTCTTCAACGCGGGCTTTCTTCTCTTTCATTTCGACTTCGGAACCAGCGCCAACCTTGATCACTGCAACACCGCCGGACAGTTTGGCCAGACGCTCTTGCAGTTTTTCACGATCGTAGTCGGACGAAGTTTCGGCAACCTGAGCACGGATCTGAGCGATACGCGCCTGGATGTCGGTTTCTACTCCAGCACCGTCAACGATGATGGTGTTTTCCTTGGAGATGGTCACACGCTTGGCGCTGCCCAGGTTTTCCAGGGTGGCGCTTTCCAGGCTCAGGCCGATCTCTTCGGAGATAACGGTACCGCCGGTCAGAACAGCGATGTCCTGCAGCATGGCCTTGCGACGGTCGCCGAAGCCTGGAGCCTTGACGGCTGCGACTTTAACGATGCCACGCATGTTGTTCACGACCAGAGTCGCCAGGGCTTCGCCTTCAACGTCTTCCGATACGATCAGCAGTGGACGGCCGGCTTTGGCAACGGCTTCCAGTACTGGCAGCATTTCGCGGATGTTCGAGATCTTTTTGTCGACCAGCAGGATCAGCGGGCTGTCCAGCTCGGCAACCATGGTTTCCGGCTTGTTGACGAAGTACGGGGACAGGTAGCCACGGTCGAACTGCATGCCTTCTACAACCGACAGTTCGTTTTCCAGGCCAGTGCCTTCTTCAACGGTGATCACGCCTTCTTTACCGACTTTTTCCATGGCTTCGGCAATGATGTCGCCGATGGAGTTGTCGGAGTTGGCGGAGATGGTGCCAACCTGAGCGATTGCCTTGGTGTCAGCGCATGGCTTGGACAGGTTTTTCAGCTCTTTGACAATGGCGATGGTCGCCTTGTCGATGCCGCGCTTCAGGTCCATCGGGTTCATGCCGGCAGCGACGGCTTTCAGGCCTTCGTTGACGATCGACTGAGCCAGAACGGTAGCAGTGGTAGTACCGTCACCAGCATCATCGTTGGCACGGGAGGCAACGTCTTTGACCAGCTGCGCGCCCATGTTTTCGAAGCGATCTTCGAGTTCGATTTCTTTGGCGACGGAAACGCCGTCCTTGGTGATGGTCGGAGCGCCGAAGCTCTTCTCGATGATCACGTTACGGCCTTTCGGGCCCAGGGTCGCTTTTACTGCGTCAGCCAGGACGTTGACACCGGTGAGCATTTTCTTGCGGGCGGAATCGCCGAATTTAACTTCTTTAGCAGCCATGATCGATATTCCTTAAATACTTTGTAGTAGCGGGAAAATGAGCGGGAAATCAGCCTTCCAGTACGGCGAGAATCTCGTTCTCAGCCATTACCAGCAGGTCTTCGCCGTCGACTTTCACAGTGTTGCTGCCGGAGTAAGGACCGAACACAACCTTGTCGCCGACTTTAACGGCCAGCGCACGCACTTCACCGTTTTCCAGAGTCTTGCCTGGGCCTGCAGCGACAATCACACCGTGGTTGGCTTTTTCAGCAGCCGAACCTGGCAGGACGATACCGCCAGCGGTTTTCTTTTCTTCTTCGCTGCGACGGATAACGACGCGGTCATGCAGAGGACGAAGCTTCATTGTCGATCTCTCCTAATTGTGGTTTTCATCGGCCGGTGTAGTCCCGGCGGGTTTAACAAATCCGGCCTGCGCCGGTTGCGATTCGTCGAGCGAACCGCGGAAGTCTGTCCGACTCGAATGTCGGAAACCTTTCGGTGACCGTTACATAGGGGCGCATAAGCTTATTACAAGGGCGAGGCTAAAATTTTTTCGCGAATGTTGATCACAAAAGCAGCCCATAAACGAACACGGCACCCGAAGGTGCCGTGTCATTGAACAGGTTATTTGCTGTCGCGATGTTCGAACTCACCTTCGATCACATCACCCTCGCGGCCTAGAGGCTGGCGCGGTGCAGGACCGCCACGGGGTTGCAGGTCGTCGGCAAATGCACGCTGGCGCATGGCCTGATCTTCGGCGCGCTGGCGCATCTTGTTCGCCAGTAGACGACGGGTGAACGGCAGCAACATCACCAGACCGACCACATCGCTGATGAAACCCGGCAGGATCAGCAAGCCACCCGCCAGTGCCAGCATCAGGCCTTCAAGCATGGTTTGCGCAGGCAGCTCGCCGCGGTTCAGGCTTTCCCGGGCACGCAGTGCCGTGGCCAGACCGGCGACGCGCAGCACGAACACACCGAACATCGAGCCGAGAATGATCAGCAGCAGGGCCGGGAAAAACCCGATAGCCCCTGCCACTTTGACGAATACGAAGAGCTCCAGCACCGGAAACAGCAGAAAGAGCAACAAAAAAGGGCGCATCAAAATTTCCTCAACGCAAGAAATGCCTTGCAGTAAGCCTTAGATGACGTCGCCCTTTCGTGAATTCAAGCGTCGGCCACTGTCTTTTTTGGCCAGACCTCAGCGTGAGCCAGAGAAACCAAGGCTTCGCGCACTTGTATCGGCGTATGACAAGGCGCTTGAAACGGCAACCAGTAGAGCGCCTGACCGATGCGCAGGTGCATACCTTCAGTGTCGATCCCGGCCAGTTGCGCCGGTACGGTTTTCGGCAGGCCGGCCAGGTCGACGTAATGCGCGATGGCTTTGGCATGGTCGCTGTTCATGTGCTCGACCATGCTGATTTCAGCTTTGCCGGCGAACGGATTGGCCAGGGTCAACTGATCGATCCAGTGAATCGCGCCGAAACCGCCAATGTAACGATGACGCACAGGCTTCAACACCCAGAAATCGAAATCGTGGGCCTTGTGGTAGTTCTGTGAATCCGGGAAATAGCGGTAGTAGCGCTCGGCGGCGGCTTCAATGGCAGCGGCGTCTTCGAGTTTTTCGGCTTCGGCCAGATAGGTCAGGCGACCAACGGCTTGCACGTCATCGGCCTCGCGCTCACCCACCAGCATCGAGCATTTCGGGTCTTTTTGCAGATTATGGGTGTGCTGGGCGATGCGGCTGATCAGGATCAGCGGCCGACCCTGCTCGTCCAGGCAATAAGGCACGACGGAGCCAAAGGGAAAACCGGGCATCGATTTGGAGTGGGTCGACAGCACTCCGCGGTATTCCTTGAGAAGCAATTCTCGGGCATTCTTGGCCACTTCAACGCTCAATTTATGACTCCTTAAATAGAATCCGTCGAAAAAACGGACAGGTGTGCGGGATAAGTTCCGCTCACCTTCGGGCAACTCTCATGTGCAGCCAGGCCACATCGGGCGCAGATCGAGAGGCTCTCCAAGGAAAACCACTCTGACCTGCTATCGGGGCATGCGAATGCAACTCAACGACAAAGTAATCATTATCACCGGCGGTTGCCAGGGTTTGGGCCGCTCCATGGCCGAGTATTTCGCCGGTAAAGGCGCGAAGCTGGCACTGGTCGATCTGAACCAGGAAAAACTCGACGACGCGGTGGCCGCCTGCAAAGCCAAGGGTGTCGAGGCGCGCAGCTATCTATGCAACGTCGCCAATGAAGAACAGGTCGAGCACATGGTCGCCCAAGTGGCGGCAGATTTCGGCGCGATCCACGGTTTGATCAACAACGCCGGGATCCTGCGCGATGGCCTGCTGCTCAAGGTCAAGGACGGCGAAATGACCAAGATGAGCCTGGCCCAGTGGCAGGCGGTGATCGACGTCAACCTGACCGGCGTGTTCCTGTGCACCCGTGAAGTGGCGGCAAAAATGGTCGAGATGAAGAACAGCGGCGCGATCATCAACATCTCGTCGATCTCCCGCGCGGGCAACGTCGGCCAGACCAACTACTCCGCCGCCAAGGCCGGTGTAGCGGCGGCGACCGTGACCTGGGCAAAAGAGCTGGCGCGTTATGGCATTCGCGTGGCGGGCATTGCGCCGGGCTTCATCGAGACCGAGAT of the Pseudomonas sp. Seg1 genome contains:
- the groL gene encoding chaperonin GroEL (60 kDa chaperone family; promotes refolding of misfolded polypeptides especially under stressful conditions; forms two stacked rings of heptamers to form a barrel-shaped 14mer; ends can be capped by GroES; misfolded proteins enter the barrel where they are refolded when GroES binds); translated protein: MAAKEVKFGDSARKKMLTGVNVLADAVKATLGPKGRNVIIEKSFGAPTITKDGVSVAKEIELEDRFENMGAQLVKDVASRANDDAGDGTTTATVLAQSIVNEGLKAVAAGMNPMDLKRGIDKATIAIVKELKNLSKPCADTKAIAQVGTISANSDNSIGDIIAEAMEKVGKEGVITVEEGTGLENELSVVEGMQFDRGYLSPYFVNKPETMVAELDSPLILLVDKKISNIREMLPVLEAVAKAGRPLLIVSEDVEGEALATLVVNNMRGIVKVAAVKAPGFGDRRKAMLQDIAVLTGGTVISEEIGLSLESATLENLGSAKRVTISKENTIIVDGAGVETDIQARIAQIRAQVAETSSDYDREKLQERLAKLSGGVAVIKVGAGSEVEMKEKKARVEDALHATRAAVEEGVVPGGGVALIRALEAILDLKGDNADQDVGIAVLRRAVEAPMRQIASNSGDEPSVVVNEVKNGKGNFGYNAATGEYGDMIEMGILDPTKVTRSALQAASSIGGLILTTEAAIADAPKKDGGAGGGMPDMGGMGGMGGMM
- a CDS encoding co-chaperone GroES; this translates as MKLRPLHDRVVIRRSEEEKKTAGGIVLPGSAAEKANHGVIVAAGPGKTLENGEVRALAVKVGDKVVFGPYSGSNTVKVDGEDLLVMAENEILAVLEG
- a CDS encoding FxsA family protein encodes the protein MRPFLLLFLLFPVLELFVFVKVAGAIGFFPALLLIILGSMFGVFVLRVAGLATALRARESLNRGELPAQTMLEGLMLALAGGLLILPGFISDVVGLVMLLPFTRRLLANKMRQRAEDQAMRQRAFADDLQPRGGPAPRQPLGREGDVIEGEFEHRDSK
- a CDS encoding HugZ family protein, whose translation is MSVEVAKNARELLLKEYRGVLSTHSKSMPGFPFGSVVPYCLDEQGRPLILISRIAQHTHNLQKDPKCSMLVGEREADDVQAVGRLTYLAEAEKLEDAAAIEAAAERYYRYFPDSQNYHKAHDFDFWVLKPVRHRYIGGFGAIHWIDQLTLANPFAGKAEISMVEHMNSDHAKAIAHYVDLAGLPKTVPAQLAGIDTEGMHLRIGQALYWLPFQAPCHTPIQVREALVSLAHAEVWPKKTVADA
- a CDS encoding SDR family oxidoreductase codes for the protein MQLNDKVIIITGGCQGLGRSMAEYFAGKGAKLALVDLNQEKLDDAVAACKAKGVEARSYLCNVANEEQVEHMVAQVAADFGAIHGLINNAGILRDGLLLKVKDGEMTKMSLAQWQAVIDVNLTGVFLCTREVAAKMVEMKNSGAIINISSISRAGNVGQTNYSAAKAGVAAATVTWAKELARYGIRVAGIAPGFIETEMTLGMKPEALEKMTSGIPLKRMGKPEEIAHSAAYIFENDYYTGRILEMDGGLRI